In Helianthus annuus cultivar XRQ/B chromosome 9, HanXRQr2.0-SUNRISE, whole genome shotgun sequence, the following are encoded in one genomic region:
- the LOC110875129 gene encoding uncharacterized protein LOC110875129, with amino-acid sequence MDTVKKFSKKQVEEVRNMGFGAILDININHISTRLAYWLARNFDEKFDKLNVGKHQIKITSDKVYEVFGIPKGPKKVEIIADKRKVKKQEKIEKSQEPGIAVRDTFISQWGVNRRITHGLIADTMENQRDEGSMFKLNFLVYWMTFFAEITKETLANDRCLLGVGDVEEIHNLDWCSYLLETLCRTRAGWKNYKIQFVGLVAFLTLLYTHEYNKRLNLFEKAVEIPVIRYITSSEIDKVEDHISDNGPLWISSESEEEENEEENEEKNEEEEEGPSTEDYTLRPPVDTTINYKRRTTRTVQNKETGEEPKDNENIDDFMDFSFEIHEMSQLNLEFGVGTQTQKMMDYCSCSTFTIGILRHSP; translated from the exons ATGGATACTGTGAAGAAATTTTCAAAAAAACAGGTTGAAGAGGTAAGGAATATGGGATTTGGTGCTATTCTAGATATCAATATCAACCATATTTCGACACGATTGGCATATTGGCTAGCCAGAAACTTTGACGAGAAGTTCGATAAGCTAAACGTAGGAAAACACCAAATAAAAATAACATCGGACAAAGTTTACGAGGTATTTGGAATACCAAAGGGGCCAAAGAAGGTTGAAATAATAGCCGATAAGAGAAAAGTCAAAAAGCAGGAGAAAATTGAAAAAAGTCAAGAACCGGGAATTGCTGTCAGGGATACATTCATCAGCCAGTGGGGGGTAAACAGGAGAATTACCCATGGCTTAATTGCAGATACAATGGAAAATCAAAGAGACGAGGGGAGCATGTTTAAATTAAATTTCCTTGTGTACTGGATGACCTTCTTTGCGGAGATTACAAAGGAAACGCTTGCAAATGATAGATGTTTGCTTGGTGTAGGAGATGTTGAGGAAATACATAATCTAGATTGGTGCTCATATCTACTCGAAACCTTGTGTCGTACACGAGCGGGCTGGAAGAACTATAAAATACAGTTCGTGGGACTTGTTGCCTTTCTTACG CTTCTATACACGCATGAGTACAACAAAAGGCTTAACCTATTTGAGAAAGCCGTGGAGATACCAGTTATTCGTTATATCACATCTTCGGAGATTGATAAAGTCGAAGATCATATTTCGGATAACGGACCTCTATGGATATCAAGTGagagtgaagaagaagaaaatgaagaagaaaatgaagaaaaaaatgaagaagaagaagagggtcCTTCAACGGAGGATTATACACTACGACCACCGGTTGACaccacaataaactacaaaagaAGGACTACGCGTACAGTACAAAACAAAGAAACCGGGGAAGAGCCAAAAGATAACGAGAACattgatgatttcatggatttcagTTTTGAAATCCATGAAATGTCTCAGTTGAACCTTGAGTTTGGAGTTGGAACACAGACACAGAAAATGATGGATTATTGCTCCTGCTCAACTTTCACCATCGGTATTCTACGACACAGCCCG